The following are encoded in a window of Fibrobacter sp. UWB2 genomic DNA:
- a CDS encoding AzlD domain-containing protein, with the protein MNIDMQTYLIYLFVMASVTLFLRAVPFILLRKKLKSVFWSSFLAYVPYTVLSAMTVPAIFFATDSRLTGACALLAAVVASLFGGGLVTVAVVSCLTVLGVDGLMLL; encoded by the coding sequence ATGAATATCGACATGCAGACTTATCTGATTTACCTGTTTGTGATGGCTAGCGTGACGCTGTTCTTGCGTGCGGTGCCGTTCATTTTGCTGCGCAAGAAGCTCAAGAGCGTGTTTTGGAGCTCGTTCCTCGCTTATGTGCCCTATACCGTGCTCAGCGCGATGACCGTCCCTGCAATATTCTTTGCGACGGATAGCCGCCTGACGGGCGCCTGTGCGCTCCTTGCCGCCGTGGTCGCGTCTCTCTTTGGCGGTGGCCTTGTGACAGTCGCTGTTGTATCGTGTCTCACCGTGCTCGGTGTCGACGGACTCATGCTGTTGTAG
- a CDS encoding type IV pilus twitching motility protein PilT translates to MRNQYMAKVLVHNKVVSEDQVKAHWGEISDSMDIGQVLVRAGILKQSMYDKVLAFVKNLEAKNAKPAAKPAEKTAATPSAAAPAHSAASTPAQPSSPAHPVPPAQPAPTAPAVSAAPAPQPAEEPAIKIEGNSSLYGEASSSTVVIEKVEGLETTSMASVQVPVESETPAEETATEELPSQFAVATGEGEAVEAPDVLHPITPLAKIIAYARKFNVTDVYLYADRQITMRQSGTLFIASEKVLEKTHLMDRLTEAAEGFADGYKIVVGRNFSKTMGLPGVGRARISVTWNDVTPSISIRIIPMESVALENLYLPEFSMQFATLNSGLVLIAGPSSSGRSTTMNAFAECIAANRQVFIQTVEKPIERLLQNPNGSIAQREVGLHVRSGAAGIELAIRTGADVILFDHLETMEELSLLMQASNAGALVFAVASGNNINALLSRLLMSVPSENRSAFACSLAEQLKGVIVQHLIPAVQNQGLVLATEAMKVTSTIAGMIRKCDVSQILSAISNQKDQGITLDDSLQMCVESGYIEGSEAWKRANDSRRFASYRKV, encoded by the coding sequence ATGAGAAATCAGTACATGGCAAAGGTCCTTGTGCACAACAAGGTTGTGTCCGAGGACCAGGTCAAGGCCCACTGGGGCGAAATCTCCGACTCGATGGATATCGGTCAGGTTCTTGTTCGTGCGGGAATCTTGAAACAGTCCATGTACGATAAGGTTCTTGCGTTTGTGAAGAACCTCGAAGCGAAAAACGCAAAACCCGCTGCAAAACCTGCAGAAAAGACCGCGGCAACCCCGTCTGCTGCCGCTCCCGCGCATTCCGCCGCATCAACGCCAGCACAGCCCTCATCTCCGGCACATCCTGTGCCTCCCGCGCAACCTGCGCCTACCGCTCCAGCAGTTTCTGCCGCGCCTGCTCCGCAGCCGGCGGAAGAACCCGCTATAAAGATTGAAGGCAATAGCAGCCTTTACGGCGAAGCCTCTTCTTCGACGGTTGTCATCGAAAAGGTCGAAGGCCTCGAAACGACGAGCATGGCGAGCGTGCAAGTTCCGGTCGAAAGCGAAACGCCCGCCGAAGAAACTGCGACCGAAGAACTTCCGTCGCAGTTCGCCGTTGCTACCGGCGAAGGCGAAGCCGTTGAAGCTCCTGATGTTTTGCACCCGATTACACCGCTTGCAAAAATCATCGCTTACGCCCGCAAGTTTAACGTCACGGACGTTTATCTTTACGCCGACCGCCAGATTACTATGCGCCAGTCCGGCACGCTTTTTATCGCGTCCGAAAAGGTGCTCGAAAAAACGCATTTGATGGACCGCCTGACCGAAGCGGCCGAAGGTTTTGCAGACGGCTACAAGATTGTGGTCGGCCGCAATTTCAGTAAGACTATGGGTCTCCCGGGTGTTGGCCGTGCCCGTATTTCCGTGACGTGGAACGACGTCACGCCGAGCATTTCCATTCGCATCATTCCGATGGAATCGGTGGCACTCGAGAATCTTTACTTGCCCGAATTCAGCATGCAGTTTGCAACGCTCAATAGCGGGCTTGTGCTCATTGCGGGCCCGTCGTCGAGCGGCCGCTCCACGACGATGAACGCCTTTGCCGAGTGCATCGCCGCGAATCGCCAGGTGTTCATCCAGACGGTCGAAAAGCCGATTGAACGCTTGCTCCAGAATCCGAACGGCTCCATTGCCCAGCGCGAAGTCGGCTTGCATGTGCGCTCCGGTGCCGCTGGCATCGAACTCGCCATCCGCACCGGCGCTGACGTGATTCTCTTTGACCATCTCGAAACGATGGAAGAACTTTCCCTGCTCATGCAGGCTTCGAACGCGGGCGCTCTCGTGTTTGCGGTCGCGAGCGGTAACAATATCAACGCGCTTCTTTCGCGCCTCCTCATGTCCGTGCCGAGCGAGAACCGCAGTGCCTTTGCATGCTCACTTGCTGAACAACTCAAGGGCGTCATCGTGCAGCACTTGATTCCTGCTGTGCAAAACCAGGGTCTTGTGCTTGCAACCGAAGCGATGAAAGTCACGTCGACGATTGCGGGCATGATCCGCAAGTGCGATGTGTCGCAGATCCTCTCTGCGATTAGCAACCAAAAAGATCAAGGCATTACGCTCGACGATTCTTTGCAGATGTGCGTAGAATCCGGTTACATCGAAGGCAGCGAAGCCTGGAAACGTGCAAACGACAGCCGCCGTTTTGCGTCTTACCGCAAGGTTTAG
- a CDS encoding ABC transporter permease, with the protein MQTLKHIGIIALNTFRESIRDKILYNIGFLAIALTLFSIVLGEWSVFDRAYVIKSTTLSVMSLSGLLISIFVGISLVQKEIQRRTVLTLLSKPISRAAFIVGKYFGLLAVVAVHLVLLTGIYYAILWITNSSPTVSLLTAIYLIFCEMAVVIAVALLFSSFSSTVLSALFTLGVYFAGHLSDQLLEQVKFASRMGELQGTSSAILEKAAVVIHAVFPGLYRFNVTNYVVHGVALPDMYVFWNSVYALGYIGVFLAIASWWFSRRDFL; encoded by the coding sequence GTGCAGACGCTTAAGCATATCGGCATTATTGCCCTCAATACGTTCCGCGAATCTATTCGCGACAAGATTCTTTATAACATTGGCTTTTTGGCGATTGCGCTTACGCTTTTTAGCATTGTGCTTGGCGAGTGGTCGGTGTTTGACCGCGCCTACGTCATCAAGTCTACGACGCTTTCTGTGATGAGCCTTTCGGGCCTTCTGATTTCCATCTTTGTGGGCATTAGCCTTGTGCAAAAGGAAATCCAGCGGCGCACGGTGCTCACGCTTTTGTCAAAACCCATTAGCCGTGCTGCGTTTATCGTGGGCAAGTATTTTGGGCTTTTGGCGGTTGTCGCTGTGCATCTCGTGCTTCTTACGGGAATCTATTATGCGATTCTGTGGATTACAAATTCTAGTCCGACGGTGAGCCTCCTGACTGCAATTTACCTCATCTTCTGTGAAATGGCGGTCGTGATTGCAGTGGCACTTTTGTTCAGTAGCTTCAGCAGCACGGTGCTTTCTGCGCTCTTTACGCTTGGCGTTTACTTTGCGGGCCACTTGAGCGACCAGCTCTTGGAACAGGTCAAGTTCGCAAGCCGTATGGGCGAACTGCAGGGAACGTCTTCAGCCATTCTTGAGAAGGCTGCGGTCGTGATTCATGCCGTATTCCCTGGACTTTATCGCTTTAACGTGACGAACTATGTGGTGCATGGGGTTGCGCTCCCGGACATGTACGTGTTCTGGAACAGCGTCTATGCACTTGGTTATATCGGCGTGTTCTTGGCCATCGCAAGTTGGTGGTTTAGCCGGAGGGATTTCCTATGA
- the mltG gene encoding endolytic transglycosylase MltG — protein sequence MKKIFSITAIILLLIAVFAYFHVNQRLSAVSLNEKTVILEIPKGSSPTKVLQILHEKGVWTDDLAFNLWCKLNKPALKAGWYEVPAHQTLDELTELFESGKNAVRKVTIPEGRASWEIPAYLQKSFPNLDTARWNKLVQDPKFARSLGIEGNSLEGYLLPDTYPFAINSDEESILRQMVAANFKVRDEMKQRKGSKWEALGNWHRVLTLASVVEEETGIPDERPLIAGVFHNRLKIGMPLGADPTVRFIFKNLTGPIYKSQLNSDSPYNTRKFPGLMPGPISNPGRKAIEATLFPDKTEALYFVAKDDGSHTHFFSTNLADHNKYKDVAAKNRGEKK from the coding sequence ATGAAGAAGATTTTTTCAATTACCGCCATTATCCTCCTCTTAATCGCTGTTTTTGCGTATTTCCACGTAAATCAACGGTTGAGCGCCGTTTCACTCAACGAAAAAACTGTCATTTTGGAGATTCCAAAGGGCAGTTCCCCCACAAAAGTTTTACAAATTTTACACGAAAAAGGGGTCTGGACAGACGACCTAGCGTTCAATTTATGGTGCAAATTGAACAAACCGGCCCTCAAGGCAGGGTGGTACGAGGTCCCCGCCCACCAGACGCTCGATGAGCTCACCGAACTGTTCGAGAGCGGCAAAAACGCCGTCCGCAAGGTGACCATCCCCGAAGGTCGCGCCTCCTGGGAAATCCCCGCCTACCTCCAAAAGAGCTTCCCGAACCTCGACACGGCCCGTTGGAACAAACTAGTCCAGGACCCGAAGTTCGCCCGCTCGCTCGGCATCGAAGGCAACTCTCTCGAAGGGTACCTGTTGCCGGACACGTACCCGTTCGCCATCAACTCCGACGAAGAGTCCATACTGAGACAGATGGTCGCCGCCAACTTCAAGGTCCGCGACGAGATGAAGCAGCGTAAAGGTTCCAAGTGGGAAGCGCTTGGCAACTGGCACCGAGTGCTCACGCTTGCAAGCGTGGTCGAAGAAGAAACCGGCATCCCAGATGAACGCCCCCTCATTGCAGGAGTGTTCCACAACAGACTCAAAATCGGCATGCCGCTCGGGGCAGACCCGACCGTGCGGTTCATTTTCAAGAACTTGACAGGTCCAATCTACAAGAGCCAGCTGAACAGCGATAGCCCGTACAACACCCGCAAGTTCCCGGGACTCATGCCCGGCCCGATTTCAAATCCGGGTCGCAAGGCCATCGAAGCTACACTTTTCCCCGACAAGACCGAAGCACTTTACTTTGTTGCAAAGGATGATGGTTCGCACACACACTTCTTCAGCACGAACCTTGCCGACCACAACAAGTATAAAGATGTCGCCGCCAAGAACCGCGGCGAAAAGAAATAA
- a CDS encoding ABC transporter ATP-binding protein: MSDLMIEIEHLHKTYRSGFTMKPKLALKDVSFNVEAGKVYGFIGPNGAGKSTTIKVLTGLLNFDSGKVLVNGISPRDVKSRQYIGYSPEQPYFYDYLSGRELLRFYGKLVGLKGAELESRIGWALELLHANKDWIDRRLRSYSKGMMQRVGIAQAILGKPKLLILDEPMSGLDPMGRRDVREAIQQLNRDGVTIFYSSHLLSDVESISHRVAMIVDGKIVREGTVDDITESCGVEYHIRTREAILGADLPRGVSATGHPQEYICADDVARDRLLGFCLSNGIAVEKMDHKRPSLEDILTEEIARADA; the protein is encoded by the coding sequence ATGAGTGATTTGATGATTGAAATTGAGCACCTGCACAAGACGTATCGCAGTGGCTTTACCATGAAGCCGAAGCTTGCGCTCAAGGACGTGAGCTTCAATGTCGAAGCGGGCAAGGTGTATGGATTTATTGGACCTAACGGGGCGGGCAAGTCCACCACGATTAAGGTCCTGACGGGACTTTTGAATTTTGATTCGGGCAAGGTGCTTGTGAACGGCATCAGCCCGCGCGATGTGAAGAGTCGCCAGTACATCGGTTATTCTCCGGAACAGCCGTATTTTTACGATTACCTCTCGGGCCGTGAACTTTTGCGTTTTTACGGAAAGCTTGTGGGCCTCAAGGGCGCGGAACTCGAATCCCGCATTGGCTGGGCGCTTGAACTTTTGCACGCGAACAAGGACTGGATCGACCGCCGCTTGCGTTCGTATTCCAAGGGCATGATGCAGCGCGTGGGCATTGCCCAGGCGATTCTTGGAAAGCCGAAGCTTTTGATTCTCGATGAACCGATGAGTGGCCTCGACCCGATGGGTCGTCGCGACGTGCGCGAGGCCATCCAGCAGCTCAACCGCGATGGCGTGACGATTTTCTATTCGAGCCATTTGCTGAGCGACGTGGAAAGCATCAGCCACCGCGTGGCGATGATTGTCGATGGCAAGATTGTCCGCGAAGGGACTGTCGATGACATTACGGAATCCTGTGGTGTCGAATACCATATCCGCACGCGCGAAGCGATTCTCGGTGCCGACCTGCCGCGAGGCGTTTCTGCAACGGGCCATCCGCAAGAATACATCTGCGCCGACGATGTTGCCCGCGACCGTTTGCTCGGCTTCTGCCTCTCAAACGGGATTGCCGTAGAAAAGATGGACCACAAGCGTCCGAGTCTCGAAGATATTTTGACGGAGGAAATTGCCCGTGCAGACGCTTAA
- a CDS encoding ATPase, T2SS/T4P/T4SS family, with protein sequence MASEIESLLEYALNIGASELIVTEGAPSAVRFAGRVCAVPESTALPFGSLLEFLGALDGESGTFVGGPWVNTKWRVKYFREALGNAAIFRPLMAECPDFTSLGAPASLDSLLGLSSGLVIFAGPACSGKTVTATSYVSAMCSFGILRFCDLDEGHELPVKTGESLKLVNTVGSTSEKLEQGLRSGTDLFWLGDFDGSSLISILRAAESGALVVLNVTAGNAVGVIDALLSGVSPENRDLVRTMLAASLKAVVVQRLLPAAAEGGGAVSAWEILFNTQNVAAHIRSGEQFKLTSVMASSSSEGMLLMDDCLAELVRSNYVTAEEAGRYVSNPARLA encoded by the coding sequence ATGGCATCAGAAATTGAATCTCTTTTGGAATACGCCTTGAACATCGGGGCAAGCGAATTGATTGTGACCGAGGGCGCTCCTTCGGCGGTCCGCTTTGCTGGCCGCGTCTGTGCGGTCCCCGAATCTACAGCACTCCCGTTTGGTTCTCTGCTTGAGTTTTTAGGCGCGCTCGATGGCGAGTCGGGTACGTTTGTCGGTGGCCCTTGGGTAAACACCAAGTGGCGCGTGAAGTACTTCCGCGAAGCGCTTGGCAATGCGGCAATTTTCCGCCCGCTTATGGCGGAATGTCCGGATTTTACATCTCTTGGCGCGCCCGCCTCGCTTGATAGCTTGCTCGGTCTCAGTTCCGGTCTCGTGATTTTTGCAGGTCCTGCGTGCTCTGGGAAAACGGTAACGGCAACATCTTACGTCTCTGCAATGTGCAGTTTTGGCATTTTGCGATTCTGCGATTTGGACGAAGGCCATGAATTGCCTGTGAAAACCGGCGAAAGCTTAAAGCTTGTGAATACGGTCGGCTCGACCTCCGAAAAACTGGAACAGGGCCTCCGCAGCGGTACAGACCTTTTCTGGCTTGGCGATTTTGACGGCTCGTCGTTGATTTCCATTTTGCGTGCCGCAGAGTCTGGCGCCTTGGTTGTCTTGAACGTGACGGCGGGTAACGCCGTTGGCGTTATCGATGCGCTCCTTTCTGGTGTTTCTCCTGAAAACCGTGACCTTGTCCGTACCATGCTTGCGGCATCTCTCAAGGCTGTTGTCGTGCAGAGACTCTTGCCCGCTGCAGCTGAAGGCGGTGGCGCCGTTTCGGCCTGGGAAATCCTTTTTAACACGCAAAACGTGGCTGCTCACATTCGCAGCGGCGAACAGTTCAAGCTCACGTCCGTGATGGCTTCCTCTTCATCTGAAGGCATGCTCTTGATGGACGATTGCTTGGCAGAACTTGTTCGCTCTAACTATGTGACTGCCGAAGAGGCAGGTAGGTATGTTTCCAACCCCGCACGGCTGGCTTAA
- a CDS encoding patatin-like phospholipase family protein: MFPTPHGWLKKTLLWAVAIAAVYVAPAQAAHSADETLLSAMQLVPDSLQAKKTKSVLYIGGGDRSPWFHLGALYALEEYKIPVDSIVATSWGAWMGALWSLGVSIDDIQRLMMDPHVADYLGVNEIDAKTEHDAFRLPVSVDGLPSLRQRFSFYADSAGNVYRSMHALVPDTASIERSLSRLRFEESLYRQRGSYRIPFTLQTCDGVIENPSYADIVNSLPLAGNDKSGELCPYLALPLSKNQQEASLIVVADPIRYELGGKPEMKTLKKNMLSKLSDQGIFVRAHSIRDTSRKSMIQAGFSAVESRLREIIPVVDGRREYTSKQTSDPWFEFNPVFDSLSAEHHSSVLSYWNPDDTGFVAPRNFAYAISAKAPYDTVSLSMQPDGGLLIDVGVHPTIDVAAGGFGSNVIGANAYGELTLSYVNQMEITFRLAGFYGMSSYGFRPRLELSNLISRRWKFGFGYDMMKLRYLKTFENDYIPNENRFAYEKRNDLFLSAKYAIDKMQSVEVKFLFGSRDFELNPSAIPEVDFFDDYIVNTSSKYETSPVTQSVHYSLLNGEDDPWFASKGYAANASVGLNLIGYGFHQRGPIYGIYTLDGRLTYSPTRNTTVTMGTALGFDAYRDGHFMYPRNFDNTAMEDRYRLHVAATPWSGDWLDPELSTHGYAMIRLNGGVHRNGFGAWLSFAYVHDFEDKSTARLNSNKFVFEPALRYKYRSFTVYAGLNRVVDTETFGDLNDFKNYRYFIRIGDYSLF, from the coding sequence ATGTTTCCAACCCCGCACGGCTGGCTTAAAAAAACGCTCCTTTGGGCAGTGGCGATTGCTGCTGTTTATGTGGCGCCTGCCCAGGCGGCACATTCCGCTGATGAAACTCTTTTGAGCGCCATGCAGTTGGTGCCCGATTCGCTACAGGCCAAAAAGACCAAGTCCGTGCTTTACATTGGTGGCGGCGATCGTTCTCCCTGGTTCCATTTGGGCGCCTTGTATGCACTGGAAGAATACAAGATTCCCGTGGATTCCATTGTTGCAACTTCGTGGGGTGCCTGGATGGGTGCACTTTGGTCGCTCGGCGTCTCGATTGACGATATCCAGCGCTTGATGATGGATCCGCATGTCGCTGACTATTTGGGAGTCAACGAAATTGACGCTAAGACGGAACACGATGCCTTCCGTTTGCCTGTTTCGGTGGATGGACTTCCGTCGCTTCGCCAGAGGTTCTCGTTCTATGCGGATTCTGCGGGAAACGTCTATCGCAGTATGCATGCGCTTGTCCCGGATACCGCTTCCATTGAACGCTCGCTTTCGCGGCTCCGCTTTGAAGAATCGCTTTACCGCCAACGTGGCTCCTACCGTATCCCCTTTACGCTCCAGACGTGCGATGGCGTTATCGAAAATCCGTCGTATGCTGATATTGTGAATTCTCTCCCGCTTGCGGGTAACGATAAGTCTGGTGAACTTTGTCCGTACTTGGCGCTCCCGCTGTCTAAAAATCAGCAAGAGGCCTCGTTGATTGTTGTTGCAGACCCCATCCGCTATGAACTTGGCGGAAAGCCGGAAATGAAAACCCTGAAGAAGAATATGTTGTCCAAACTCTCCGACCAGGGAATCTTTGTGAGGGCACATTCCATTCGCGATACGTCTCGCAAGTCCATGATCCAGGCGGGTTTTTCGGCCGTGGAAAGCCGCTTGCGCGAGATTATTCCGGTGGTCGATGGACGCAGGGAATACACCAGTAAGCAAACTTCGGACCCGTGGTTTGAATTCAATCCGGTGTTCGATAGCCTTTCGGCGGAGCACCATTCCTCTGTGTTGTCTTACTGGAATCCTGACGATACGGGCTTTGTCGCCCCTCGAAATTTTGCCTACGCCATTTCGGCCAAGGCTCCTTACGATACAGTCTCGTTGAGCATGCAGCCCGATGGCGGACTCTTGATTGATGTGGGCGTGCACCCGACTATTGATGTCGCCGCTGGTGGATTTGGCTCTAACGTGATTGGCGCAAATGCGTATGGGGAGTTGACTCTCAGTTACGTGAACCAGATGGAAATTACTTTCAGGCTTGCCGGTTTTTACGGGATGTCGTCTTACGGATTCCGCCCGCGTCTGGAACTTTCGAACTTGATTAGCCGTCGATGGAAATTTGGCTTTGGCTATGACATGATGAAGCTCCGCTACCTAAAGACTTTTGAAAACGACTACATCCCGAACGAGAACCGTTTTGCATACGAAAAACGCAATGATCTTTTCTTGTCGGCAAAGTATGCGATTGATAAAATGCAGTCCGTCGAGGTCAAGTTCCTGTTTGGCAGTCGTGATTTCGAACTTAATCCGAGCGCTATTCCCGAGGTGGATTTCTTTGATGATTATATCGTGAATACGAGCAGTAAATATGAAACGAGCCCTGTAACGCAAAGTGTTCATTATTCTTTATTGAACGGCGAAGACGACCCCTGGTTTGCCTCGAAGGGCTATGCTGCAAATGCATCTGTCGGCTTGAACTTGATTGGTTACGGATTCCACCAGCGTGGCCCGATTTACGGCATTTATACGCTCGATGGAAGACTCACTTACTCGCCGACCCGCAATACGACGGTAACTATGGGAACGGCTCTAGGCTTTGATGCTTACCGCGATGGACATTTCATGTATCCCAGGAATTTTGACAATACGGCGATGGAAGATCGCTACCGTCTGCATGTGGCGGCAACGCCGTGGTCTGGGGACTGGCTAGATCCGGAACTTTCGACGCATGGTTATGCCATGATTCGCTTGAACGGAGGCGTGCACCGCAATGGTTTTGGCGCCTGGCTCTCGTTTGCGTATGTCCATGATTTCGAAGACAAGTCTACAGCCCGGCTGAACTCAAATAAGTTTGTTTTTGAACCGGCGCTTCGCTATAAGTACCGTTCGTTTACTGTTTACGCAGGCCTAAACCGCGTTGTCGATACGGAAACGTTTGGCGATTTGAATGACTTTAAAAATTACCGATACTTTATCCGTATCGGTGACTACAGCTTGTTCTAG
- a CDS encoding AzlC family ABC transporter permease, whose protein sequence is MSYLKGLKDGSPIGLGYFAVSFSFGIAGSKIFSWPLVTLISMTNLTSAGQFAGLQIMADAAGTFIEMALATFFINLRYSLMAISLSQKVSPDFGTVKRLLLATGITDEIFAVAMSQKRVTPIYFLGLSTLPYIGWSLGTLVGAICGEILPAMVTNALGVALYGMFVAIVVPQMKVHGPTVFAVVIAVALSCAFKFFPPLSGVSVGFAIIICALVASFIAAWLFPMENANADDEEAK, encoded by the coding sequence ATGAGTTATTTGAAGGGCTTAAAGGACGGTTCGCCGATTGGGCTTGGCTACTTTGCCGTCTCGTTCTCTTTCGGTATTGCTGGCTCGAAGATCTTTTCGTGGCCGCTTGTGACGCTTATATCCATGACGAACTTGACCTCGGCAGGCCAGTTTGCAGGGCTTCAGATTATGGCAGATGCCGCCGGCACGTTTATCGAGATGGCGCTTGCGACGTTCTTTATCAACCTCCGCTATTCGCTGATGGCGATTTCCTTGTCCCAGAAGGTTTCTCCGGACTTTGGTACGGTGAAGCGCCTTTTGCTTGCGACGGGCATCACGGATGAGATTTTTGCGGTTGCCATGTCACAGAAGCGCGTGACGCCGATATATTTTCTTGGGCTTTCGACGCTCCCGTACATTGGCTGGTCGCTTGGAACGCTAGTCGGTGCCATTTGCGGTGAAATTCTCCCGGCGATGGTGACGAACGCCCTTGGCGTTGCGCTTTATGGCATGTTTGTGGCAATTGTCGTTCCGCAGATGAAGGTGCATGGCCCGACGGTTTTTGCGGTCGTGATTGCCGTTGCGCTCAGTTGCGCATTCAAGTTCTTCCCGCCGTTAAGCGGCGTGTCTGTCGGTTTTGCGATTATCATTTGCGCTCTTGTGGCGTCTTTTATTGCGGCTTGGCTCTTCCCGATGGAAAATGCCAATGCAGATGACGAGGAGGCCAAATGA